The DNA window ATGGAAATTATCGTTGAATAGCATGACCTTCAGCGGAAGATCGATCGATACGATGACGTCTTCTTCGCTGTAATCTTGTGTGAGCGATTCGGCCCGCACTACCTCGGTGTGCGGCCAGAACACGGTTGCCAGATCAATTTCGTACTTTCCCATCTCTCTGGATGCTATAACACAGGTTTTGGAAAAAAGTCGCCGGCCATTGGCCGGCGATCAGGGGCCAGTAATTAATAGCCGGTAGAATTCGCATCAAACAATTTCTGGCTACTGAATACTGGCTACTGACTACTAATTCGGAACCCGAACTCGTTATCTGCCATTACAATAAACTCAAGTCGTTAACCAAATAACCATGTCAGAAACTGTAGAGACATCCGTACACGATCGTGCCTATATCCGCGCCGAAGAGCTCGACGCGGTCTATGGCCAGCGCAAACCGCGCATCCTTTCGGGGATGCGCCCGACCGGGAAACTCCATCTCGGCCATTGGGCAGGCGCGCTCGAATCGTGGGTGGCTTTGCAGGATAAGGCGGAGAACTTCCATCTGATCGCCGATTACCACGTGTTGACGACCAACCGCGACACGTCGAAAATCGACGAGTTCACCCGCGACATGACGCTCGACTGGATCGCCTTCGGGATCGATCCAGAGAAGTCTCCGATCTTTCGCCAATCGAAGGTGAAAGAACATGCGGAGCTATTCCTGATTTTCTCGATGCTGATTACCAAGGCGCGCCTCGAGCGCAATCCGGCGGTGAAAGATCAGGCTCGCGATCTCGGTATCGGCGAAGGCATCACGTATGGTCACCTCGGGTACCCCGTACTCCAGGCGGCGGATATCTTATTGTACCGCGGAGAGCTGGTGCCGGTCGGTGAAGACCAGATTCCGCACGTCGAGATCACGCGCGAATTTGCGCGCGATTTCAATTATCTGTACGGCAACGTCTTCCCGGTGCCGAAGGCATACGTCTCGAATTACCCGAGGCTTGCGGGCACCGACGGCAAGCGCATGTCGAAGTCGGTCGGCAATACGATCCTGCTTTCGGACTCGAACGACGAGACATGGCTGAAAATGAAGACGGCCGTAACCGATCCTGCGAAGGTTCGCAAGGGCGATCCCGGCAATCCGGATATCTGCCTGGTGTATTCGTATCACCAGAAATGGAATCCGAACGAGACCTCGGATATCTATGCCGGTTGCACGAGCGGCGCACTCGGTTGCGTCGATTGCAAAAAGCGCATTACCGAGCGGATCAACGAAGAGTTTGCGCCGATGCGCGCAAAACGTTCGGAGCTGGCGAACGAGCCGGAGTATGTACTCCGCGTGCTCGAACGCGGCGAAGAACAAGCCCGCACCCAGGCTGAGATGACAATGAACGATGTACGAACAGCCATGAAACTGGGGTGAGCGAAGTTGAAACGGTGAAGTCGGAAGTCGGAATCACGAACGTTGAATTCCGACTTCTGACATTCTCGTGTTGATTTTGCTTGTGCTTCCGGTTCGAGCAATTGATATGAAACGTTACATACTTAGTGCGGCCGCGATTCTGTGCGTAGTCCTTCCATCCATTCTACGAGCACAGTCGGGCTGGCAGATCCAGCTTCCGCCTTCACTGAAGCATCTGTATTCCGTCGATTTTCTCAATCGCAACGTCGGCTATGCCTGCGGGCAAGCGGCGGTGCTCTATACCAGCGATGGTGGCACCACATGGGCCGAACAGACGATCCCTACGAAATACAAACTCTATTCGATTTGTGCGATCGACGCAAACTATGCGATGGTCGCCGGACGCGATGGCACGATCCTTCGTACCACCGATGGCGGACAGAATTGGTCACAGCAATTGTGCGAGGACACGAAAGTGATGCCGCTCAAAAGCACGGCGTTCGTCGATTCGCTCACCGGCTGGATGGTCGGGTGGTACGGAACGATCATTCATACGGCAAGCGGCGGAAACAAATGGACGAAGCAGGTTTCGCCAACGAATGTCTTTCTCAATAAGATTGCGGCAGTCAACAAGAGTACGGCGGTTGCGGTTGGCGAGTACGGCGTCATCATTCGCACAACCAACGAAGGCAAGACGTGGCAGACGCTCATGAGCGGCACGCGCGATTCTCTCTATGGAGTTTGCGTGGTCAAACAACACCCGAACAAACTCTTTGCGGTCGGCGATCGCGGCACGATCGTACGTTCGAATGACGGCGGAGCAACTTGGGATTGCGTCATGAGCCCAACGCAGAAGGGTTTACTCGATATTACGTTTGCGGACGAACAGCATGGCATCGCCGTCGGCGCTGACGGCACAATCATCCATACCGACGACGGTGGCACAACATGGACCCAGGAGCACTGCCCGGTTCAAACACACCTCAACAGCGTTTGCATGGTCGATGCCTACCATGCCACGATCGTGGGCGTCAATGGCACGATCCTTCACACCACAACCGGCGGCAAGTAGACTGCCCCAGCAGATTTTAGCTGTTAGCGGACTACATTCAACCCCGTTGTCACTGCGCTCGTTGACGTTGTTAACCGGAGGATATAGTGTCCGGGTACCAGCGTGCGCGTCGAGATCAGGAATTTGTGTGCCCCTGCCGGTAGAACTTCTCCGTTCAACGCCACCATGCGTTCGCGTCCGAGATCATCGTAGAGCCGAAGCTCGGCATGCGTGGTTGCGCTCAGTTGAACGGTTGCAACCGTCTCGTCGACAACGGGATTTGCCGACAGCTCAAGTGCAACGCCGCTTGAAGTGTTCTGCTGTTCGACTGCGTCCGGTGCGTTCGTCATTTCAATCCAGTACCACGGACTTTGTAGCTTTGTTTGATCGATCACGAAGGCAAACTGGTTTCGCGTGAGGTCATGCACGGCATCGAATGCTCGACGTGTTGGCATGCCTGAGGAATCGAGCGGATGCACCACAACCCGCATCGAATCGCTCCGCAAGAAGCATTGCAGATTCTGAGCACTCATCAGCACCGGATCCGTCCCGTAGTGTTGAGCGATCCCAAGCGAATCCGCGTCCCACACCCATCCGGTGTTTTGCGACCGCGACCCGATCGTCAGAAACAGATTTGCTGTCGTTGCAAGCGTCGCCGTGTCCATCGATAGAACAGACATCGAGAGCAAGTCGGTATTTGCATCGTCACGAGTGAGCCACAGTGGACCAAATTGTAATGTATCAAAAAGGAAGTATCCCACGGCTGCCGAATATCTTGGTGTTTGTGCCGTCATCCATCGGCGCTGACCGTCCCACGTGAGCTCGCCGGTTTCAGATACTTTTACGGCAGTATCATCGGTCGTCCGATTATACGGGTACTCGCTCGCCAGCTTCTCACTCGGTGCGCTAAAGCTCTGACGTACTTTATACAGTGCACCGATGCCGGTAGAAAGACTCCCCGGAACACCGAACGGATGCAAGAATCTTCCGCTGAGCCCAGTCAGCGAAATACTCTCGTCGGTATGTGTCAACTTCAGATCGACCGACGACGGTGCGATCCGGAAGTCGCGGAATGCTTTGCTCGACGAGGGGAACATCGACAGCAATGCATCGTTTCCTGCAACGCTGTAGTAATCGGTACGGAAAGCATAATCCGAATCGAGTACCTGGCTCGCTGTGCCCCAATAACTGAAGAATATTGCATCCCAATCTTGCAGCGAGGCGTATGATGACAGCAGCGTCGGAATCTCTTGGCACTGTTGGTTGATAAATGGCACCAGATAGCTTGACATCACGAACGGCTTCCCTTCCAATGCTTGCGCTTCAACCGTACCGAGTACCGAGTTGCCTACATCACTCGTAAGGGAATTTTGGATACAGATGTAATCCGACGTTCCAGTTCGTGGGTACGCATAATCGTGATTGATCCCACCGCCAGCGTAATCGCTGGTGCGGTTTGCATACGCATCGAGATATGTCCCCCACCACGTCGGACAATAGTTATTTACCATTATCGCCGACTTGATACTATCGCGGATATATGCATGAATCGGATTAAAGTATGCTTGCTGGAGCGAATCGTAGAATAATCCAAGATCGCGAACACGCTGGAAGGGCGTGGTTGTCGGTGAAGCGAATGCGACACGCGCGACGCTCGAAGTTGCAAGATGCTCCCCTGCACGTAAGCCTTCCTCGCGGGTGCGATGGATACTTATTGCATCGAACTGCAGGTCACATAGATGTGCGCCGAAATAGATTCGAAAATCCTGCGCATCGGAGCCGATGGCGCGAATTGTATATGTATACTTTCGCCATGCGGTGTCAATCGGCACCGAGGCGACAAACGTGGCGGCATACGACGGCACGTCATAAAACACAGGATAGACCGTATCCACGAGCACGGGCGCAGCGGACGAATACTTTACCCTCGCCCAAAAGCTAAACTCGTAGAGACTATCTTGCTTGAGACGAACGGACGTATTTGTGATGTACGCATCCCCAAGTGTTGGGTTCACACTCAACGATTTCAGATGAACCAACAAATTATACTGCGAGTCGACACCGCCGGCAAGCGAGGCCGTGCCGCCGCTCGCTCCGTTCGATGCAATGAACGTCCAGGCACTCGATCCGATATCTTCGAAGCTTCCATTGTCAAACAAGTTTGTACCATTTACCGCAGGGCCCGCATAGGCGGCTGCCAATGCTCCTTCCGACCCGTACTTCTTCAGTAAATACTGTGAGAAGAGCGTATCGAGATGGCGAGACTCGTTGTAGGTAATCGTTGCCGATCCGTTCGGATAGACGTTCGCCTGATCCTTGAAATTTATATAGCCATATCGCCATGCCGTCGTCAGGCTGTAATACTGATTTTCTAATTCGATTGATGCGATCGCCGGATCGTCGGCGAGTCGGAGACCTGTCAATGGATTGACGTGGGTCAGCAATGTCTTCGCCCAGTCGCGGTAGAGTTGACGGGCACGAGCATCGTAGAAGTGCCGGAATATGCCATACACCCACCCACTATCGCTATTGATCACGCCTTCCGCCGGGACGAAGGAATGCACACCACGAAGCGTTAGAAACGTATAGATTCCCTGTTGTTTGAGCTCGTAGAGCAGTGTGTCGAAGTTCGCAACATGTGGTTGGTAGAGGTTGAACGAACTCTTGGCATCCGAATAGACCAGTCCATAGTTATAGTCGTTCACGATGAAGCGAATCGCATTGAATCCAAGCTTTCGCAGGTGTTTCGAGAATCGGCGTGCGTGCGCTTGATCCATAAATTGAGCGCCCCATGCGATCTCGGTGCCATACAGACGGATACGCTGTTGATTCGCAGTGCCGGCATGCAACACGAAGTGTCCGTCTTGCGGAGTGATCCGGTCGGTGATCGGCGTCGCTTCCGTACTAAACGGCAACAGACCGGTCATCGACGTGTCGGCATTTGAGATCGTAAACGGATAGCTCGACCGCAGTGGTTGAGCGTGCACGCTACATCGGCCGGCGATCAATGCTACAACCAATACACATGCGAAGCGAAATATCAATCTTCTCTTCATACCTATTGAACTTTGACGATACGTTTGTTGCGAACACCGGTGGGTGTCTCAACGATCATGGAATATACGCCGGAGGAAAGCCCCGACATCTCGAACGGAATGTTCAGCATGCCGGATGCCGACGCTCCGTCATAGAGCGACTTCGCTGTTCTGCCAACCGCATCGACAAGCGAAATGCGAACACGTCCGCTAACGACGGAGCGAATCGTTGCCGTCGCTGCATGGACGATCGGATTAGGGAATACGTCAACGGAAGTTTCCGCTGCGGTGATTGTCTCACCGATTGACGCCGGATCGACCGTACTGCTGAGTGTGACCGCATACCACGGGGTACGTGTCTGAGCCTGGTCAAGCACGACGGTGATACTCCCTGTTTGTGGTAATCGAATACCGACAATGTCAGCATTCGCGATCGGCGCTCCGCGTCCATCGAGCGGAGTGAGTCGAAGCGTATCCTTTGTTGTCTGCAGCACGAGTGTCACGGTCGCTGCCGACATGACCGTCGGTGCGGTGCCGAAGTTTTTGCCGAAGCCATTACTATCTACCCAGACGATCCCCGTATTTTGTGCACGGGTCGTGAGTGAGAGAAACAGACGAGCCGAACTATCGATCGGTTGTCCGTCGGTGCTCAGTAAAGCAAGCGAAAACTGCTCTTTGCCGGCGGCCGCATCGGTTCGCGCAAATCGGAGCGCTCCGATCACGGTTGTATCGCGCCCGAACAATCCGCACGCACCGAGAATCATTGGCGTCGTAATCGTAAATAAGCCGTTCGTTTGATCCCAGTACAGCTCCTTCGTATCGCATGTTTTTGCGGCGGAGTCGGCAAGATAGGGATACTCGGCAGCTTGTTTGTGCCGCGTACTATTAAACGATTGACGCAGGCCGAACTGTGTAAACACATTATTTTCGAGCGGCCCTTCGACGCCGAATGCACCGCGCGCTGGGGTAAAGACGGGAGAGAGCCAGACGTCGTCCGCATCGTGGAGTAACGAATCCGAAAACCCTGCGGAGGAAACCAATCCGTTGCGAAAGAGCGCGCTGGCCACGGGCGCGAGCGCGAGCGTCGCAGGATTATTGACGATCGAATTAAAACTCCCCCCAGCCTTGAACGGATTAATCAGACTATCGGCAAATAGCTCGGAGCGAGATGTGCTGTACGGACCGAAAAATATCCCATCCCAATCCTGATACGCCGCCCACGCCGGTAGAAGCAGCATTTGCTCGCTATTGTACTGGTTCGGCCACGGGATCTGAAAATCACCAAGCATCATCGCTTTCCCCTGCACCGAACCGGCCGCCAGAATCGGAAGAACCGAGCCGGTCTTACTCTTCGTCATCGAGGTGTTTCGTATCATCCACGTTGAATCGGCATACGTTTTCCCGGCCCGTGCACTAAGAAAGTCATTGGCCTCGTGCATGATCATGACATCGCTGCCCGACCCGGTATACACATCCGGAAGTTGCACCCAATAATTATGCTGACGATGGTTTACCAGTCCGTGAAATTTCAGCGTATCCTTTACAAGGCTGTCCATCGACGCAAAGAATGTTTGTTCGAGTGCATTATAGAATGCCAACTGATCGCGAACGCGCTGCAACGGTTGCGACCGAAGGGTACCATCGTTGTGTAATCTCAGCACCGTTGCGGTCGAGAGATGTTCGTTCGGACCAAGCGTATTTTCGGCACGCATACGCACCGATACAGCATCGAGCCAAACATCACCGAGTTCGTTGCCGCACTGGATCGAGATTTGGTGCGTACCGGAGGCCGTTGGCCGCAGGACGAATGAGTATTGCCTCCACGAAGTATCGATGGTTTGCATCTGAGAGATGCCCCCACGTCCACCCGCCGTAGCATTGACATACGAAAGGGTGATGCTACGACTTGTCTTTCCGGGAAGGTTCTTTGCATCGTAGTTCATTTTCGCCCACAGTGTTAGTGTGTACAATGTATCCTTCCCCAGATACGAACTAGAGTTCGAATAAATCACGTCCGCAGGCGCGGGACGGGCAGAAAGCGAATTGATCCTGATCTTTTCGAATATGGACGAATCCACGCCACCGTCACCAGTAACAGCCACCGCCGTGGCCGAGGAACGCAATGTCAAGACCCATGCATTCGAGAATACGTTTTCAAAACTTCCGTTGGTCAATAGTTCTTTATTCGACACAACGATATTACCACCCCAGGCATTCTTCAGTGCCTGATCGGTGACATATTTCGACTGTAGAAACGATGCATACAGTGTATCGAGACGACGTGAGTAATTCCAACTAATCGTGTTCTTCCCTTTATTGTAATTATTCTGGTCGATATAGATCAAGCGGTCGAGCGAATTCCAATAGTAATAGAGACTGTGTTCATAATTATACTCGATCACTGCAAATGCGGGGTCGTCGGCATACCGTAGTCCTGTCAGTGGGTTGCGGTGTGTGAGCAATGTCCGAGCCCATTCGCGCTCGAGCCGCGCTGCGGCAGGATCGATCAGCGGTGCAAGCACGGCGGTCGGATAGACCGAATCCGGGTACATCAGACCGTCCCCCGCAAGGTAACGGTGATTCGTTAGCAACGTGAAGTCCGTATAGATCCCATTTCGCTTGAGTTCGGAGAACAACGTATCGAACTTCGCCAGTTGTAGAGGATTCACGACATACGACGACTTGTTGATCTGCCCTGCCGAGTCACGATATTTGAAGAAGCTCGCATCGTCGATGTTCGTATAGTCGTTGTTTGCAAAATGGACACAGTTGAACCCAAGTTTTCGCAATCGCGCAGCGACCGTCCGTGCGTCCGGTGACGGAAGAAACTGCGCATTCGCAAGAAGCGACGTACCGAAAAACCGGATACGCGTGCCATCGGTACCGATAATATGACCTTCGGGACTACGCATGCACGCGCCGTGCGCACCGGCGAACTGAGTGCTATCCGATGGCAACGCAAGGGAAGCGACCGTGTCGCGTGACGGCATAGTGAAGGGGTATGGCCGGGCGATGGTTTGCGAACGCGCACTCGTGGCAAACGCTACTGCAATACAAAGCAGCAGCCACGGGTAACTTGTTGGTCTCATAGAGCGTTATCTCCGAGGGATTGCAGAAACGAAGCGGTGAGATATAGCAATACATTCCTTCGGGCGAAAGTTTCCGGCGTCGTGGCGGCGTTGCTCCTTCTTGTGCCGCATATAGCACCGCCTCGTGCCCAGCCGGCCGCCATTGCTCCAATCGCCAAACCTCTTCCACAGGTCACCGTCTCGCTCGACGCTTGCGGCTTTATTCCTTTTAGTCAAAGCTACCGGCTTAACTATCAGTCGAAACTGATGGGGCTGCCGATCGAATGGACAGGGACGCTCGGTTTCCCGATCAACGAAAGTGTTTCGAGCCAGATCGAGCTCCGGTACCGGCGTCGTACGGCGGTATTCCTGAATGATGTTTCTGTCCGCCAACTTGAGATCACGCCGGGTGTGAAGACGTATCTGGAAAAGCAGCATGAAAAAGACCTCCGGCTATTCGGCACGTTCGGTTTGGTGTTGGCCGAAAGCATCGTCAGCGGCCCGCTGCAATCGACAACCGACGGAACGGATATTATCACCGTCGATGTGTCGAAGAGTTATTATAATCTCGGTCTTGCGATCGGACTCGGACTGGAGTATGAACTGACGCCGGTTTCGACGATCCATGGCGGACTTCGCTTCGGCATCTACCTTCTCGATCCCGTTTCACGCGGCGGACTCGGCGATGCGGGTGGAATCTCGCTCGGGCTCGGGTATCAATATTCTGTTTTCTGAAGCGTGGGAATAGATTCGTCTTCGCATGTCTGCTCATTTTTTCTATGAGATTATGTCATCTGTTACGCGATAAGTGAGCAAAGAATTGGACAGCCAATGCGGTCGGCGCGAGCGTATCAGCTCGACTCGGATTGTAAGAAGGATGATCTGAGATGTCGCTTTGAAGCATCAGACATCAAGTGTTGAACTTTCCTCCCCCGCTCGGCTTTGTAATGCTCGATGAAGTCACTGTTCGGCCTCGTATGCTCTTTCGCGGTGGCGGTGGTGCTCGGCTCATGTCATGAGGCGACCACACCGTCTGCATCGCCGCATCTTCCGGCCGTCGTGCAGCCGCTCTCAGGGACGTTCCATCCTCTTGGCAGCACGGCCTATCCCGATTCGCTTGCACCCGTCTTTCCGAACCCGTTCAATCTGGTGACGGGCGACTCGGTAATCAATGTGTTCTTCTCGCTCAAGGATACGGCCGATGCCATTTTGCTGATCCAGAATCCGTTTGGCGACAGTGTTGCCGTCTTCCGCGACGCACATTTGGGCGGCGGCGGTTATAGCGGACAATGGGCGCCTGTGAACGCAGCCGGCGAACGGCTCCGCGAAGGGCTGTATTTCATCACGCTCCGTGTCCAGAACTCCGCGCAATCGCGCGACTTCATCAATTCCGAACTCTTCTCCATCGAAGCTAACTGATGCTCGTACGAATGACCCGACTCGTTTCATTTATTTCGCTCACGATCTTACTCACGCTTGCACACTCCACCCATGCTCAGGAGAAGTATATCAGCAAGGGCGAACAGATCGCACGCTTCCCGCTGCATTTCAATAATGGGTTCCTCTTCGCGAGCGCTCCGGTGATCGATACACTGCTCGATGGCAGACCGGATACGATCGTTCGCAGCTTCTTGATCGACCCGCGCGCCTCGAATGACGGAAGTTATCTTCCGGCAGACTCCAGCGAAACACAGCTTGGTACACGTAATGTGTATGTCCCTGTGAGCACACAGCGCACGATGATCTGGAAGCTCGCGCCAAGTCTGGCAAAGTATAATTTCAAGAAGGCGGACACTGCGTTTCGTGGCGTCATCGGCTACGGTATCTTAAAGCAGTACGTCACGGTAATCGATCTTGCCGATCGCGTCATGACATTGTATGCGCTCGATCCGAGCCCCGATCTCTCGAAGCGACTCGATACGGACGCAATTCATGTCCCGTATTTCGACGATGCAATCCTGAAATATTGTCATTGCAATTTCCCGACGATCTGGCTCGAACCCGATGCTGCACCACTATTACCCGGACGTTGGCATCTCTCACTCGCAGACCGGCAGTCTGTGATCTACGAACAGTCGCTCCCCGGCAAGCTGAAGAAAAAGATTAACGACGCCATGCTGCAAGATTCACTGGCCGGGAAGACCGATCCGTTCGCAGGTATTCAGATATCGAAGTTCGTGCTCGGCGGCGTCAATCTCGCGAAGCTCGAACCACATCGTCCGATCGACAATTTACCCGATATTTTCAAAGACCTCTCGGTCACCGTCATGGGCACAGTCGCCATGGATGTCTTACGACACTTTCCGGCAATCATCATCGACCCGACAAGGGGAAAGATTTTGCTCTGTAACTACTGATTGAATACAGTGTTTATTGGGTGATCAGATTCGATACGGCCATGAAGATTTTCGCCTGTGTTGCTCTCGGTATCACATTGCTTGCCACGAATGTGGCGGCCCAGCAATGGACGACTCCGGTTCGGGTCAATCACGATAAATCGTTGGCGTCCCAGCGTTCGCCGATGATGAAGATCGGCAGGAACGGAAACATCTACGTCGCATGGGTCAATACGATTTCCGGCAGCGGTGGGCCAATCCAGATGTCGGTCTCGGCCGATGGCGGCGAGACATTCACCAACGACGTTTCCGTCTGTGCCGACGCCAACTGCAATGCCGACTTTCAACGCACCGCGCAGTTCGTGCTCGATACGAAGGATCATATTCATATGATCTGGATGGGCAATCGGGTTAAGAATCCCAAAACGAACCAGCTTCAGCCCGATATCTGGTACACGCGTTCGATCGACAACGGTGCGACCTGGACTACTCCGGTCTCGATCAGCGGCGCGGACGATTCATCAATCTATGCACAGGACTTTCCGTCGATCGCGTGCGATTCGTCGGACAATCTCTACGTCACCCATCTGGACTCTCGCGAGACACAGCGGCAGCAAAACTCGAACGTACATCTCTACTTCACGAAATCCACGGACGGAGGGACGTCGTGGAGCGCAAACAAGAAGATCGAATCGTATACCGGAGTATCAAGCGGCGGCACCTGCGAGTGCTGCACCGAGAACATTGCATCCTCACCGGACGGACACCTCTATGTCGTCTTTCGATCGAACATCAGCGATCTGCGCAACATTTGGCTTGAGCGATCGGAAGATCGGGGCGAGACGTGGGCACCGGCACTGAAGGTACAGAACGGCGATTGGCATATTAGTGAATGCCCTGTATCCGGACCCAGCTTGACTTTGGGACCTGATGAAACTGCCTACATATCCTGGCGCGACGCACGCGACGATTCCGGCTCGAATAAAGCACATATCTATCTGGCTCAAATACCGTCTGGTTCGACTGTAATCCCAGCGAATAGGCAAATGGACGAGCCTCTGCAAATGCTCGCGAACTATCCGTCGATTGCGACATACGAAAATGGGAAGTACCTTGCAATCTTCTACCAGAATACCGCCGCGGGAAATGACACGATGCGATATGCAGTGTATTCGGGCGGAACACCTGTCGTAAAGAACTGTCCTCTTCTGAGTGTTAAACGCGGACAATTTGCAAACGTACTGTTTGCACCTGACGGAACGCGATACCTCAGCTGGCAAGATTTAAGAGACGATGCCGGCGATATTTATTTCTGCAAAGAAATCTCGCCCCTTTCCACTGCATCGGTGGAAGTCGCACCGCTGACGAAGCCGTTCTCTGTTCGTCCCAACCCGATTAGCGGACCGAACAAGACGGTCACGATCGTTACCGACGCAACACACGGCACGTTCCGCTTAGTCGATCTCAAGGGCAATACGGTGAAGCTCTGGAAGCTCAACGAATCGACTGGGATGAAGGTCGACCTCTCCGGCTTCGCCGCAGGATACTACGTCGTCGTCTTCGAGCACGACGGCAGGACCGAGTCCAACAATATCGAAATCCGTTAAGGCGCCGGGTAGGCGATCTTTTTATCCGACTCGAAATCGTAGAGCGTCGCTCGCCGTAACCGGAAATAGCTGAGCCAATAGCTTTGCTCGGTGAGGATGAGTGACTCTCGCGCTTTGTCTTTTGCATCTTGCGCCAGCAGCAGTTTGGTGACGTCGTACTTTCCTATTAGATAGCGGTTCTTAGCCAGGATATATTGTTTCTGCGCGATGGTATCCGCTTTGAGCGATAGTCTTAATTGCTCTTGATTCTGTACGAATCGCTCCACTTGTGCCTCGACGTCTTGATCGAACGACTTGCGCTGCAACTCCAGCGACGTCCTTGTGCGATCGAGATCTTCCTCTGCCGCAGCAACGGCATTGCGTCCCTTTCCCCACTGCCACAGCGGAACAGTAAGATCCAACCGGGCCGACTGCTGATTGAGCGGATTCTTATAAACATCTCCAACCTGCGAGCCGGTCTGGTTATACCCATAGCTCGCAGTAATAGTGGCATTGAAACCGG is part of the Bacteroidota bacterium genome and encodes:
- the trpS gene encoding tryptophan--tRNA ligase, which produces MSETVETSVHDRAYIRAEELDAVYGQRKPRILSGMRPTGKLHLGHWAGALESWVALQDKAENFHLIADYHVLTTNRDTSKIDEFTRDMTLDWIAFGIDPEKSPIFRQSKVKEHAELFLIFSMLITKARLERNPAVKDQARDLGIGEGITYGHLGYPVLQAADILLYRGELVPVGEDQIPHVEITREFARDFNYLYGNVFPVPKAYVSNYPRLAGTDGKRMSKSVGNTILLSDSNDETWLKMKTAVTDPAKVRKGDPGNPDICLVYSYHQKWNPNETSDIYAGCTSGALGCVDCKKRITERINEEFAPMRAKRSELANEPEYVLRVLERGEEQARTQAEMTMNDVRTAMKLG